The DNA window TTTCGAACTTATAGTGAATTAAAGCCACATGATTAGCAAATTTCTGAGATGTACTAAATACTTTGAAGCACTTTGGACATGTGTATGGTCCATATTTTTTGAATGGTAGACTGTGGATTCTACCATCATCAATGTTctaatctttcttcttccttttcatgTTGTTCTTGTTACCAACGTTGTCATCATCTCCATCAGCAAGATCAAATTTAAGTGTCTGACATAACGGCATGTGTTATTGTGGTGATGAACCACGGATATCAGGATGATAGGTAGTCATGGAAGCATTGATCATCACGTTTTTTATGTTGGTGGCATCGCCAATATTATTGTTATTCGATGATGCATGTGAACTTCCAAATTGGGCTTCGAGCATCTGCATTGCTCTCCTAATTCCTGGAGCATGGCTACTGATATTGTTGGTAGCACTTGAAGATGAAGAGTCATATTCGAATAAAGAGTATGTGTAATTCCTTGGGAATTGATCATGGGTATGCAACCATTTCATCATCCTATCAATATTTGTATTGGGAGATTCAGGAGGTGGGGGAGGTggaagaagaggagaagaggATTTATTTTCGAAATTCATCGATGGAATGGAAGTCAAATTAACAGATATGAGATAGTATTTACTTTGGGGGGGGTCGCTTATATATTGATGTTTGAGGGTCTGTCACACCTCCATCAATGTATAGAGCTCAATTATTTGTTCCTTGCATTAGCTACATCATTAATTTAATCTTAGTCTAGAAAATTAAATTTactgaaatatttaaaataccttttttttttaatcaaggaataaaataagaggagtactaggggtactcaatCCCTCTTACAAAAATCGGAATAATTCGAAGAGACATTCGAAATTACATACCAATTGAAATCTAGCTTAAGAAATGCAAAGGATCTttgcaaaaatcataaaaattacaattgtcGTAAGTAATTTCGCCGTGGAAAGACCATTTCCATATCAACACTTTTATACTCCAAACAATGTCTGTGACACTCCAACTATCATTCCCGAAAATGACTTTGTTCCTCATTCTCCACACCCCCAACACACCGTTATCCAAACCAAGCTCTCTGTtcccttcttcactttcttcctCCTAAAGCCCTCGAAGGCTAAAAGAAAGTTCTCCCAAACCAACGGAAGCAATTCCAAATCCATCTCTAACCACTCCAAGATGAAACTCCACACTTTCTTAGCTAAAACACAAGAAAAGAGAAGGTGCGCTATACTTTCCTCACTATCTTTacaaaatacacaaaaaagaTCGGAAGGAGAGGAGAAAATACCTCTAACAAAAAGGAGATTTTTAGATGGGAGTCTATCAATCAAAACCCTCCAagcaaaagttttaaatctaaaaGGAATTAAAGCTTTCCAACCCAACTTCAACGCCTTCTCTCTTTCCGGAATAAAAATAGAACAAAGAATATTTACCGAAAGATAATCATAACAAGACCTTACCGAAAAATTCTCATCTCCGTTCAGAGTCCACCAAGTATCATCCTCCCTCCCACACTCCGGCGAGCTACCAACGAACAACACCTTTAACTCTTGAAGCCGATTCCAAATGAAAGAATTATTAGTAGCGGTAACACCCAAATTACTCCACCTTCAACTACCATATTCCCACTCTCCCataccttttttaatttaatattttatcttaCTCCAATATTCCAATATTGTTAAAATAAACTATTCCCTGATAAATAATCAAATGTATATGTTCATGTATTTGAGATATTAAACACAATTTTCATCAATAAATATGGAAAGCAATAATTATTCTTTGACCAATCATAGAGAAACTTATAAATCATTTTTGTCCAATTTGATTTTAaagtaaaaatgattttattGTTACTTTGTTTCTTAACAAAGTAAGAAAGATGACTGCTTCAAAAGACAACGGGTAAATTTAGTTTGTCATTGTGCATGCATGTTATTAAATTTTGACATTGTATAGAAAAaccataaacaaaataaaaagacaaGGTTCACAAAAATTatatgattaaaaatatttaaaacaaaaatttgtgCAAGAGCCCTAATATGTGTTGAAAACAAATAGAGGCAACAATCATAAGAAATAAGTAAAAACAAGAATCGAAACCCTTTTAAAATgtgaaattttatttgaattccttctgatttaaaaaaaaaaattatgacttTTCTATTCGTTTCTCCCTCGCACCTATTATAAATATTGTATATTTGTCTTAAGACTTATAATCATAAAATTTTCATGtcaaaaataatataacatatttttttcttattctatTTAATCCAAATTTTAATTTACGATATATATAATCTCatttaaaagtttaatttttaaagtaaattagtaattcattaaataaaatgttaaataaGGATATATGCCAAATGTGAAACTAGAAATGCatgtataaaattaaaaaattactttgaactaaaattagaaaaactcttaaaaaattctttttttactAAAAACGAGACGAGTCTATGTTTAGACTAATCTTTTTGACAAAATCTTAATTTAAATCTCTTAtacatttatttaaattttgataaaagTAATATGGATCTTTAAAAGATAGTATATAAGTAACTTTTAcctattttagtaaaaataaatatttttaatcttattaataagatatatatatatatatatatatatatatatatatatatatatatatatatatatatatatatatatatatatatatatatatatatgggagcatatcaagtgagagcatttttaaatgagagatgagaggaagaaatatcaaccattagatttatcaagagagagaaattaatagcctcattaatgtagtaacattctctctcttgatgaatccaatagttgatatttcttcctcttatctctcatttaaaaatgctctcacttgatatgctcctatatatatatatatatatatatatatatatatatatatatatatatatatatatatatatatatatatatatatatatatatatatatatatatatatatatatatataatgtaggagagagaaaaaaagattcaccataatctccaccatttattttaaaatccaatggttcagattcattctcaaattctcatataaaaaagacattttcatatgatatgccatatatagaCATTTTCAAAAAAGTACAATAAATTCTCGATCCCCTTAAAAACTAGTCCAAAGTAGTCTCTtacaatataaatatttatttggacTATCAACCCTTTTTCCAGTATACGGAATTGATTTAGGACGTCTTGCAGACAAGACTAATTAAATCTAAAAATAGTCTGATTTTTAGTTCAATAAGAAGCAAATATGTGCTTATTGGTGTACTGCTAAAGCTGAATATGGTGAGACAAGAAGAAGTTTCTCTCAACTAGTGTGGATGAATCATATGGTGAAGGAACGTGATGTCAAGCAGGATGGTATGACATTAAAGGGTGAAGATTTGAATTCTAATAGATGTCTCATTCAACATGGTTGGAACAAGAATCTTGAAAGTCGTAATCAACTCATCAGGAATATTGTTGAACTCAAGGTTGTTATTTTGGAGCATGTAGACACTAAGGAACAATTGACTATTATGTTTACTAAAGTTTCATATGCAAATAAATTTGAGAACATGAGCAGTGTGCTAGGAATTTGCACTATTTAAGAGTTATAGCAATTACATGTATGGAGGATTGCAACAAATATATTGTTCTTTCTCTATTTTTTGATACATGATGAGCCTAAGCAAGTTGATGTTATTACAAGATGGAACAAAAGAGCTCTGCAAGATAAAAGGGCTgatttgaagaagacatgttcTAAGGTGGTGGCAAGGGAGTTCAGTGTCAACATTTCTAAAACATGTGACAACATCAAGAAGTGCAGAATGATTTTCGACAGAGATAAAAGGTGGAAGATCACTTGAAGATGATCATGTGTTTCCATCTGATAATTTGTGTTTCCAATTTTATTTGTACATTTACTATATTTTTGTCCTTTTTGACTAAAAAGGGGGCGTAAAGTGTTAgtgttttgtttagtttttaggAGTAAAGAGTGTTGTCATGTCAAAAGTCTTGACATTTTGATGAATGATAGGATTGTATTACTGCTTAGAAAGAGTAGTATTTATTGTTGCTTGTTATGTATGCAACCTATTTTGGATTTGAGCATGATTGTCTGTCATGTTTGATTTGTGTTGTACTTTGTGGAATTGTTTCTCCTGCTATTGCTGATATGTGTAAACTTGGACAATTTATGATTATTTGGATGTTTCCTTGAGAaggattttttatttcatatgaCATGGAGAGTACTCTAACAGGTGGAGCATAGTGCTTGTGTGCTAAGGTTAACTTTTCTCAGCTATGTTTGTTGGTTATGTGACGTCTAATAGGATATCATGACATATGATCTCTAGAAATTTGATATTATGAGTTGTGAGAGAATGTCAATTCTCTCTATGTGTGTGACGTTGATCTCTCTGTAAAAGGTTGACCAGCTAACATTTAATATGACTTGAGCTCAACAATCAAACATGGTTTTGTAACACCAATTTGATAGAACAATTGCACTTTTAAAGATGGCCATGAACATTCAAAGTATTTTTGTAAGAATTCGAGATATGAAAAGATAAGGAATCAATAATTTTAGTGATTTCACTTCATCGTGAATTACACACTTAACCAACTAACTTGAAACTGATAAGCACTACAATCAAGACGTACACATCTGGTGTTGGTGGTGCACTAGTCGTTCTCGGTCACACCATCTCTAAACGCTTGATGGGTCATTTACCCGACCAAGGACGTTTGTTCACCGTTGGCATCGTCGTAGTGGCTGATGCTTCCATCTCCTTCGTTTGCGTTTGAGATCATCGTCTTCTGTTTTAGATGTGCTCAAGATCTGTGGTTGTGATTCACGTTTGGGTTGGGCCAATCTAGAATTGATAGCTCCAATGTGGGTCAGATCCGGATCTTGACAGTGGTTTTTTATTCGTCGGTGTTTTCGTGATTGCTTTTAGTTCTCCGACATTGGCATTTCCATCGTCTTCTTCGGTGGACCTTTTAACGACTATGGCTTTGCCACAGTCGCAGGTTTGTTTTCTGGTGCAAGTTTAGTGTCCTTGTCTTTTGATCTTCTGATTATTTTTCAGATATGTTGAGATCTGCAGATTTTGATTTTTAAGGTTTGTCTCCTTTGCATCGGTACCAACTTTATATTTGTATTAGTTATCGCGGTCGATATCAAATTGAGTGGATATCTATATCATTttttgatgtttgaatgtttggcTCGAAAGAGCCGTTTTACTTACTGTTTTTATCGTAGGATTTCCATGGTATGTTGATATAATGGGTTGTTAGGGTGAGAATTTGTTTCCGTTTTGGTGGTGAAATTCATTTGCTATTCTTGAAGATATGGATTGTGTTTATCAATTCACACAATTTCTCTGGATTGTACATGTAGTAAGTGTTTGCATTTCGGTTTTGGCTCATGCACGAGTTCTCTGGTTTGTACTTGTAGTACGTGTTAAtgttgttttgtagtaccttttGGTTGTATCTTTTTACTGGGTTTTGATTTTTGTCCCCCAAAATATTGTACTCTGCTTTTTATTTAAATCTATttgcaattatttaaaataaaataaaaaaaactaacttgAAACCAAATGCCTCTTACTATTGTCACGCTCAACCAACTAAATTGAAATATACATAGCCAATTTTCCTGCTGGTTAAACATTAGCACCCTAGATGACGTGTGTAAAAAGAAATCTTGACATCTATAGTTTTAAATCATCCGTTTCTCAATATTTAGATCAATGACTTCCCTCTACATTCAAGTCAGCAAATCATTTCGAATAATCTAAACTTCGAATAATCTAAAAgtggaagaaaagaaaatcatcaaCCTACCACGTCAAGAATAAGTATGGCAACCCAAAATAGTGTCCAATTGAAGTTGTAAAACAATGTACTTGTAGATATAAAATCCAAACTTACGCTTTAGTCGCGTTACATGTATGATGCTACAACAAAGTCAAAATTATGACTAGACATGCACAGTGGTCAAAACTTAAAAAGACTGCAAAAAAATCCTGATCCTACCAAAAGCTTAAGAAGTCGCAACTTGCTAATTCAGTCTCTGCTTGCTTTTGGTTCTTCTCATCTTTGCCTTAAATCTTGACTTTACCAACAGAGTTTGTACTGTATTTTGAAAGTTCCCAATGGCCATTACCACCAACAGAAGTCCGCAAAATATTACCTGTCCGAAGAGTTACTGTCAATATAAGGCTAACATTTGCAATAAACAATATCACCGGAACCGGGTTCATTTTCATGTGTTCCTCGAAATATTTTGGTATATAAAATGAAGTTAAAAAGTTAGCAGGAGCATACCTGCCATTCATAAATCTCCCCACCAAATGCAGTGTTGAGCAACAATAGTCCAACATAAGCCTCAAATCCCTGATAGGATCACAAATACAGATCATGAATGTCCAAGCTTTTCCATGTTCAGGAAATTACCAAATcgtgaaaaataattaaaacttaataatATACAATGCTAGAACAATAAATTTGAAAGCATGTGTATCACAGTATATGTATGGACTGGTCACACTTTTGCCAGCAAATCACACGACCTATGCTTCTCAACTAATTAACCGTCACTCACAATAAAAGATGCAAAATATTTGAAGTTATGAAAGACAAATCAACAATATTAAAGGAACATGAATATTGCACACAAAAATGCCTCGTACTAACACCAAAAAAAAGTAGCCTACGTTTTGGTTTCTCTAGTTTTTTTCAAATGGTTTTAGTCCCTCGTTTTTAATTGTTACAATTAAATTCCTCCTCAAATTATCATAATCTATATGAGAAATTATTGTTTTAAACATTATTCCACTTAACTTGACAATATTTTTCTTAAGATTTTAACTTgccaattaaaatataaaaatcccAAATTTTCTTCTTTTAAACTCTAATCTTGCATTGTACAGAACTCTTCAAATTTTATCAAATCTTTTCAGACTTTTGATATTACTTTATATAACTCAAATCCAGTAGGGATTTCCAAATACTTAACAAATAAAAATGAGCCTTAAGGGGTTTGGTgaaaaaaataattgatggtagaaccatatttgattaatttttaaaatagagatGGATTAATTAAAATTGCTCAAAAAAATAGAGGAACCAAATCACACATAGCTCAAACAATTATAACCAAAAGAGTAATTTGCCAAAAACTTGAGTAACTAACATATGTTGTAAGTAGCCATGCAGTTAGTTACCTGTAATATGAAAAGTATGGGACATAGCAACCACAGTTGGCCATCCACACCAGCTGTTTCACCCCATACAACATCCATCCTCTTAGCCTATAACTCAGAGAAAAACGAGAATCAAAACCACATacctatttccaatcaatatgctTGGAGAGAGTTAACTATAAAATTAATGCCATagggaaaaataaaattttaatcacATTTACAGAAAAAACTGCAGAGTCGTAACTGCactaaaatataacaaaatagcATGATGGTGGAAAAAAGTAAAtacaatgaaaaaataaaaataaagcaaGTAAAATATACTATTTAACAGTGGCACCTTTCCCAACGCAATACGAGTATAAAGCCTCTGTCGTTGATATCTATTTTGCAAAAGCATTGCAACTCCTTGCATCATAGCCCACTGTAGGAACAGCTGTACACCTCTCTGCATGCATTATTGAGACATATAAGATAGATGCAAGACGCCATCAACAAGGAAAAGCTAATAGTGCTCAGGGAAAGAACACTAACCTGCTTATTTGCGCAGTCTGGTTGTCCTTTTATTTCCCAAGTGAGACTCACAACGGCCATTATCATGGCACAATAATGATGATATATCCACCTGTAACAGCATAGTATGGTTATTTTCTGAACACTTTTTTTCCATGTAAACCAAGGAATGACAAATCAATCTCAGCTCTCCCCACCCCCAGCATGCTTTACATGGATGATAATTTTAGTAGGCCAAATGAATTAATATAAATCCCCTCCATTTCCTTATACTCAATCTAATAAGGGACCAAAGGGTGTCGATTATAGTTCTCTTTTAAGATTAGAAACAATTTCCTCTCTAATAAAACATCAGAAGAAGAGCATGAGCACGAAAGAGGGAATCCACTCAAAAATAAGTTAGGAAACAAGCCTGTCCTACAGAATATAAGGAATAAACCACGAGAAACCTTGCATTTGAGACTATCACCCTAAACCAAACACCAATGAAGAAAAAATTTATGAAACACCAAATTATCCTCATCACAGTCATCATCAAAACCTCAAAAACAGTTTCAAACAAAGGCATCAACTTAGTCATTGCTCAGCCATGCTTATGAAACTGTAACATCAGGAAATGTGGGAAGAAGGTTCAAGATAAGAAAACTATCAAATAAAAAAGAAGGTTAAAAGATTTTGAAGTCATAAGATCTAAAATAATAGAAGGAAGGGGAATGCCAACGAAGATGGATAATCATAGTTTTCCAAGTCAGCAATGTAGAAAAACAGGTGGAAACTCTAGGATATGGTTATCTTGCGTAggggaaaaaataataaatcatatGCAAGGTAACCAGATGATAGAAGCAGgggaaatatttttaaaaacaaagcaTGGAGCACAGAATCAAGGATCTATTACCCATTAAGTAACTGCTGTCCATTGTTGTTTCATAAGGATCACTATAATTAATATAAACTATCAGAAAGCCTTAATTAAAAAGGGTTAGAAGACTGTACCATGGACGGATATCACTTCCATTTACTCTCAATATGTTCTCTCGCAATGCCAAACCAGTATAAAGAAATAGCAGCCAGGCCTGACAAAGGATCATACTCAATAACAGGTCGCAGATAAATATTTCACAAAAGCAAGCCAATGCTAATATGACATCGAACAAGATGAGTTCATCAGAAATACCTGGTAAATCTGTACGGGAAAAGCTGGCAAGCATCCATCCCAAATCCATGATCTTAGAATGAGAAGTGCCGCTGGGAAAATCAGAAACAGAAGAGCAGTTCTATCCTGAACAAAAGATGTGTCATACTGTCATTTTCCTAAAAGTTTCATAAACATCCCGTGTCATGTATGCATGTGAAGACTAAAGTAGTAAATTATGGGATTTAGTGGTGCTATTGCCTATTGTATCAACATGAGGCCATGTATCTTTGCTGTGATT is part of the Vicia villosa cultivar HV-30 ecotype Madison, WI linkage group LG2, Vvil1.0, whole genome shotgun sequence genome and encodes:
- the LOC131648773 gene encoding uncharacterized protein LOC131648773, with the protein product MGESREDKIEESVASVLEEAKELQDSVAGHISKSLSDEHPLRQRALALDSKILSLRSSLDSLLHNKLINHSLADKLDEDLQRARCIVVDGDASSLLPGHAHGKFLRMFLGPINVRASRKDVQLKVKEEYNSYRDRTALLFLIFPAALLILRSWIWDGCLPAFPVQIYQAWLLFLYTGLALRENILRVNGSDIRPWWIYHHYCAMIMAVVSLTWEIKGQPDCANKQRGVQLFLQWAMMQGVAMLLQNRYQRQRLYTRIALGKAKRMDVVWGETAGVDGQLWLLCPILFILQGFEAYVGLLLLNTAFGGEIYEWQVIFCGLLLVVMAIGNFQNTVQTLLVKSRFKAKMRRTKSKQRLN